TGAATGCCTTTTTGGCGGAGCGCAACCTGCGCAATATCTTCCTACTAACGCCTACCACCACTGAAGAGCGTATTCGTGAAATTACCGATGTTGCCAGCGGCTTTGTTTACTATGTATCCCTGAAAGGGGTTACCGGAGCAGGCCACCTGGATTTGGATTCGGTGCGTGACAATCTGGACCATATTCGCCAGTTTACCGATCTGCCCCTGTGTGTTGGCTTCGGTATCAAAGATGGTACCTCGGCCCGCCAGGTCAGTGCCCATGGCGACGGTGCTGTAGTCGGTAGCGTGCTGGTGTCGGCGGTAGATGCGGCGGCAGACCTGGAAGCCGCTAAAACGGCGGTTGGGGCTATTGTCAGCGAGATGCGCGAAGCCCTGGATCGCTAAAAGCAGCTATAGGTCTAAGCACAAAGCTGGCCAGAAAGCCAAAAATAGCGGCTGATCTGGCCGGGTTTGTTGTTCAGCTTAGTGTTTTAATTCCTAGCCTGAAACCCACTGGTCGGTAAAATGTGCCGGCCCAAAGAAAGCCTCCGGATTTGGAAACGAGATGAGCTGGTTAGAAAAAATTGTCCCTGCGGTAATTCGCACAGAGCGTCGCACCGGCAGCAGCAAGGTCCCCGAGGGGGTTTGGAAGAAGTGCGTCAAATGCGATGCGATGCTTTATCGCCCGGAGCTGGAACGCAATCTGGATGTGTGCCCCAAGTGCGATCACCACTTTAGAATCGGCGCCCGTCGCCGCCTGGATATCTTCCTCGACGAGGAAGGTCGTGAAGAGCTGGCCACCGATGTGCAGCCGGTTGATCGTCTGAAGTTTAAAGATGTTAAAAAATATAAAGACCGCTTGGTACAGGCACAAAAGTCCACTGGTGAGAAGGATGCGCTGATTGCCATGCAGGGCAGCCTGAATGGTGCCCCCCTGGTAGCGGTAGCATTTGAGTTCGCTTTCCACGGTGGCTCCATGGGCTATGTGGTCGGTGAGCGCTTTACCCGTGCCGCTCAGCGTGCCTTGGAGCAGCGTATCCCGCTGGTTTGTTTCTCTGCTACCGGTGGTGCCCGGATGCAGGAGGCCCTGATCTCCCTGATGCAGATGGCTAAAACCTCGGCGGTGCTGGAAAAAATGAAGATGGCCGGTGTGCCTTATATCTCCATTATGACCGACCCGGTATACGGTGGTGTTTCCGCATCCCTGGCCCTGCTGGGTGAT
This DNA window, taken from Microbulbifer sp. VAAF005, encodes the following:
- the accD gene encoding acetyl-CoA carboxylase, carboxyltransferase subunit beta produces the protein MSWLEKIVPAVIRTERRTGSSKVPEGVWKKCVKCDAMLYRPELERNLDVCPKCDHHFRIGARRRLDIFLDEEGREELATDVQPVDRLKFKDVKKYKDRLVQAQKSTGEKDALIAMQGSLNGAPLVAVAFEFAFHGGSMGYVVGERFTRAAQRALEQRIPLVCFSATGGARMQEALISLMQMAKTSAVLEKMKMAGVPYISIMTDPVYGGVSASLALLGDINAAEPGARAGFAGPNIIEQTIRQKLPKGFQRSEFLLEHGAIDMIIPRKEMRSTVSRILGKLTGN